cacggtggcctcaaTCATTAAATCGATCGAATTAGATTGCAGCAACTATGATTTCTCAACCTGTCAGTGGCTAATTCGCGTccgtggtgtgtggtacagcagccaatccgcttccgggagGTCCCCAGCAAAACTCAGCCTCAGCCTCCGCATATATATAAGGTCCGGACCCTCTGTTAGCCAAAAGTCCTGCTTTTCTGTATCGTCAttggtggacgcggattgcgtcctacgccgCGGGGACGGTAATCTGACAGGGCCACGTGGATAAAAcgcttacatcacggtggcctcaaGCATTAAATAGATCGAATTAGATTGCAACAACTATGATTTTCCTGTTTGACACAAACGGAGGATCCGTATTCATAGATATGATAAATAGATAACATCAGAAGGTAGGCGAAAAGGAAGAAAGCCAATCAATCATTCAATGGCTATCTTTCCATCTCTTCTCCTCTTGGTTGTAGCCATTGTTCTTCTAATCTTGGCTACTTTCAATGGAGGTCGAAGAAGGAATAAATCCAACCAACCACCTTCTCCATCCAAGCTTCCGATCATTGGTAACCTCCACCAGCTAGGTGGGCCTAGGTCCCTTCTGCACCGTACTCTGCAGTCGCTTTCCAACAAACACGGCCCGCTAATGCTCCTCCACATGGGGAACATTCCTACTCTTGTAGTTTCATCAGCAGAGATGGCTGAAGAGATCTTGAAAACCCATGATCTAGTTTTCGCAAGCCGGCCTTCGCCTTGTCCGAACGCAGCCAGGCAGCTTCTTTACGGCGGCACCGACTTGGCCTTTGCACCCTATGGGGAGTTCTGGAGGCAAGTAAGGAAAATCTGCGTCATCGAGCTTTTGAGTGGTAAGAGAGTGCAGTCATTCGCGTTTATTTGGGAAGAAGAAGTTGGAAGTATGATCGAGGAGATTAAAGGTTCAAGTTCGATCTCTACCGTTAATCTGACCgatatgcttctctccttatcgAGCGGCATAATCTCAAGGGTTGCTTTAGGGAAGAAGTACATAGGAGGAGAGAATGGGAAGAATAGATTCATGGATCTAGCCAGGGAATCGGAAGTTCTCTTGGGATCTTTTAGCGTAGGAGATTATTTTCCATCGCTCGGATGGATCGATGTTCTGAGTGGCTTGGATGCTAGATTGAAGAGAGTTTCCAAAGGCATGGATGATTTTCTTGATCAAGTGATTGAGGACCATCTCATTCGTAGGAATGTCAACAATGATATAAATGACGATGAGCATAAGGACCTCGTGGATGTCTTGCTCCACCTTCAAAAGGATACCAATGCCGACATCCATCTAACGAAAGATAATCTGAAAGCCATCATCtcggtatctctctctctctctctctctcaacacagATTATGGTATTCAATAcaggtaacagtggccgtaataTGGGCTGTTAGGGACATTAAAAACTATACTAGCCCCATAACGGACCGTTCAAGGCCATTTCTAAAGTAGAGGTCAGGCCATTACAGCTTGTAACACATTAAGGTCCCACTGATACCATTATGGTAGGTAACTGCTTTTGAATACCATGGGACAGACACACATGTAGGTTTGTGCACACAAACACCTAATGATTAATGACTAGGTGGACCAGATTTTGTGGAGCAAACCTTTCCATGGCTCGcgcatgtggtgaatgttatgaAATCTGTATTTGATGTCTTACATCAAGCCATATATACATCTTGTCAATGCAATTGATAGATTGTTTGATGTTACCCTCGTTATatggcatcgaacagtgctcgatcttatccagattttttaaattttctctagttggtcgctggactaactgggcatcttttcgatgccatcgaatatggCTCCGATGCAATCAAAGAAAATCGAATTTTCTAGTTTGGTCTTTGGGTAGtttgggtgttagttcgatgccattgacatggatttgatgccatcgaacgataagttttgatgatatcgtagtgtattcgatgccatcaaaatatTTGGTGCAGATTTACACAGAATTGCGattttgcaggatttgtttccaatttcatTTGGGATTCCTTCTTGGCTTATATGTATGGATGTTAGCGGGATTGGGAGAGTATCCTAGGCTTGTACATCATGGTttgatttattttcttattgatgcaagtgatgtgttggaggTCTCATATTtaatgattcatatattttatcgtagacgtaatgtgctctgggtagtgaccctctaGATCGGCATGTAATTCTatgaattttgggtagtggtgtacAAATCGATATAAGTAATTCATAATGCGTAttacatcactttcgggattggatgtcacaaatagtcgtttcatgaataaatcgtgtcacgtaactCATTTGATTCATGCGTTGTGCCGCCTCGAGTTGTTCATTTAAATCCACTGTAGCATTGGACATATTGGCAAATctctgtagtgtgagaatgcggggcgagttgaattttctatgaattatattccacattgtgatgatcattaAGTATGATGGACTGCatacactttactaggcatgcattcatatatattggttgcgcataccgataccactcatagt
This genomic interval from Magnolia sinica isolate HGM2019 unplaced genomic scaffold, MsV1 ctg169, whole genome shotgun sequence contains the following:
- the LOC131236067 gene encoding cytochrome P450 71A1-like — its product is MAIFPSLLLLVVAIVLLILATFNGGRRRNKSNQPPSPSKLPIIGNLHQLGGPRSLLHRTLQSLSNKHGPLMLLHMGNIPTLVVSSAEMAEEILKTHDLVFASRPSPCPNAARQLLYGGTDLAFAPYGEFWRQVRKICVIELLSGKRVQSFAFIWEEEVGSMIEEIKGSSSISTVNLTDMLLSLSSGIISRVALGKKYIGGENGKNRFMDLARESEVLLGSFSVGDYFPSLGWIDVLSGLDARLKRVSKGMDDFLDQVIEDHLIRRNVNNDINDDEHKDLVDVLLHLQKDTNADIHLTKDNLKAIISDMFSAGTDTSAVTLEWAMAELMRNPHVMEKAQAEVRRVVGRKAKVEEDNLIQMDYLKFIIKETLRLHPPGPLLIPHESTTSVTLQGYHISAKTRVLINVWAIGRDPKSWENADEFLPERFTNNPINFKGRDFQFLPFGAGRRICPGMSFGIFTLELALANLLYWFDWDLPGGAKKEDIDMSEVSGIVVHKKFPLHLVAKYHFSP